Within the Pengzhenrongella sicca genome, the region GAGCTTGTGCTGCGCGCGGTTCATCGCCTCGCGAGCAAGAGACTCCTCGACACCGGCGAGCTCGAAGAGAACTCGACCCGGCTTGACGTTGCAGATCCACCACTCGGGCGAACCCTTACCGGAACCCATGCGGGTCTCGGCCGGCTTCTTCGTGATCGGGCGGTCCGGGAACACGTTGATCCAGACCTTGCCGCCACGCTTGATGTGGCGGGTCATCGCGATACGAGCGGCCTCGATCTGCCGGTTCGTGAGGTAGGCGGGCTCGAGAGCCTGGATGCCGTACTCGCCGAACGAGATCTCGGTGCCACCGGTCGCGGCGCCGGAGCGCCCCGGGTGGTGCTGCTTGCGGTGCTTCAACCTGCGCGGGATAAGCATTGCTCAGGCCTCCGTTCCGGATGCAGCGGGCGGCGTCGCCTCGGCAGCTGCCGGAGCGGCTGCAGGTGCGGCGGTCGGGGCCGAAGCGGCCTCGGGACGACGGGCACCGGTTCCGGCCGCGCCGCGAGCGGGGCGGTCGGTCCGGGGTCCACGCGGCGAGCGGGGGCCCTGTGTGGCCTGCTGCTGCGCGTACTCCTTCTCGGTCATGTCGCCCTTGTAGATCCAGACCTTCACGCCGATGCGGCCGAAGGTCGTGCGGGCCTCGTAGAAGCCGTAGTCGATCTGCGCGCGGAGGGTGTGCAACGGCACGCGCCCCTCGCGGTAGAACTCGCTACGGCTCATCTCGGCGCCGCCGAGGCGACCCGAGCACTGCACCCGGATGCCCTTGGCACCGGCGCGCTGGGCGGACTGCATGCCCTTGCGCATGGCGCGGCGGAACGAGACACGGCTCGCGAGCTGCTCCGCGATCCCCTGGGCGACGAGCTGAGAGTCCATCTCAGCGTTCTTCACCTCGAGGATGTTGAGCTGCACCTGCTTGCCGCTGAGCTTCTCGAGCTCGCCGCGGATGCGGTCGGCCTCCGCGCCACGACGCCCGATGACGATCCCGGGACGTGCGGTGTGGATGTCGACGCGAACCCGGTCACGGGTCCGCTCGATCTCGACCTTTGAGATTCCGGCACGCTCGAGGCCAGTGGCCATGAGCTTGCGGATTGCTACGTCCTCGCGGACGTAGTCGCGGTAACGCTGCCCGGGCTTGGTGCTGTCAGCAAACCAACGCGACCTGTGGTCGGTGGTGATGCCGAGGCGGTACCCGTGCGGGTTGACCTTCTGTCCCACTATCGGGCCCTCTCCTTCTTCTCGACCGGGGCCACGACCACGGTGATGTGGCTGGTCCGCTTGAGGATCTGGCTTGCCCGGCCCTGAGCGCGCGGTCGGAACCGCTTGAGGGTCGGACCCTCGTCGACGAATGCCTCAGTGATCACGAGCGACGTGGCGTCAAACGCCTCGCTCGCACGATCGGCCTTGACCCTCGCGTTGGCGATCGCACTTTCGACCACCTTGCGGACGGTCTCCCCCGCGGCCTGCGGCGCGAACTTCAGCGTCGCGACAGCCTCCTCGGCCTGCTTGCCACGGATGAGGTCCACGACGCGCCGGGCCTTCTGGGGCGTGACGCGGACAAACCGCGCCTGCGCCTTGGCTTCCATTGCTGTCCTGCCTTCTTGTCTGGTCTATCTCGAAGAACGACTCAAGGTCTTGCCACCGCTGTGCACCCGAAGGTGATCAGCGACGACGAGCCTTGCGGTCGTCCTTGTCGTGGCCGCGGAAGGTCCGCGTGGGGGCGAACTCGCCCAGCTTGTGTCCGACCATCGCCTCGGTGACGAAGACGGGGGTGTGCTTGCGGCCGTCGTGCACCGCAAACGTGTGACCGAGGAAGTCCGGCGTGATGAGCGACCGGCGGGACCACGTCTTGATGACGTTCTTGGTCCCCTTCTCGTTCTGGACGTCGACCTTCTTCTGCAGGTGACCGTCGACGAACGGACCCTTTTTCAGGCTACGTGGCATCTCAGGCTCCTATCAGCGCTTGCCGGTGCGCCGGCGGCGCACGATGAGCTTGTCGCTCGGCTTGTTCGGGTGACGGGTGCGGCCCTCGGGCTTGCCCCACGGGGTGACCGGGTGACGGCCTCCGGAGGTCTTGCCCTCGCCACCACCGTGCGGGTGGTCGACCGGGTTCATGGCGACACCACGGACGGAGGGGCGCTTGCCCTTCCACCGCATCCGGCCGGCCTTGCCCCAGTTGATGTTCGACTGCTCGGCATTGCCGACCTCGCCGATGGTTGCGCGGCAGCGCAGGTCGACATTGCGGATCTCGCCGGACGGCATGCGCAGCTGCGCATAGACGCCGTCCTTCGCGACGAGCTGCACCGACGCACCAGCCGAACGGGCGATCTTCGCGCCGCCACCGGGCTTGAGCTCGATGGCGTGGATGACCGTACCGGTCGGGATGTTGCGCAGGGGCAGGCAGTTGCCGGGCTTGATGTCGGCGCTTGCACCGTTCTCGACGACGTCGCCCTGCTTGAGCTTGTTCGGCGCGACGATGTAACGCTTCTCGCCGTCCGCGTAGTGCAGCAGCGCGATGCGTGCCGTGCGGTTCGGGTCGTACTCGATGTGCGCAACCTTGGCCGGCACGCCGTCCTTGTCGTGGCGACGGAAGTCGATCAGGCGGTAGGCACGCTTGTGCCCGCCACCCTGGTGACGAACCGTCACGCGACCGGTGGCGTTGCGGCCACCCGTCTTGTGCAACGGGCGGACCAACGACTTCTCCGGCGTGGAGCGCGTGATCTCGACGAAGTCGGCGACGCTCGAGCCTCGACGGCCCGGCGTAGTCGGCTTGTACTTACGGATTCCCATGGGGACCTGTCCTCAATCTGCTCTCGGTCGGCTCAGCCGACCGGTCCGCCGAAGATGTCGATCGTGCCCTCGCGGAGGGTGACGATCGCACGCTTGGTGTCCTTGCGCTTACCCATGCCGAACTTGGTCCGCCGCGTCTTGCCCTTGCGGTTGATCGTGTTCACCGAAGCGACCTTGACGGAGAAGATCTGCTCGATCGCGACCTTGATCTCCGTCTTGTTCGCGCGCGGGTCGACGACGAAGGTGTACTTTCCCTCGTCGAGCAGCCCGTAGCTTTTTTCCGAGACGACCGGCGAGATCAGGATGTCGCGCGGGTCCTTCGCCACGGTAGTCACTTGGTGTCCTCCTCGATCTCGGCCTGCGACGCCTCAGTCGCCGTTCCGACAGCCTTCACCGAGCGGCCAGTGGCCGGACCCGCCAGGAACACGTCGAGCGCGCCCTGCGTGAAGACGACGTCGTCGGAGACGAGCACGTCGTAGGTGTTCAGCTGGTCAGCGACCAGGAGGTGCACCTGCTCGACGTTGCGGAGCGACTTCCAGGTGATCTCGTCCTGGCGTTCCACAACAACGAGCACGTGCTTGCGACCCGACAAGCGGGCCAGAACCTCGAGCGCAGTCTTGGTCGACGGCGCGGCGCCCGGGGCGAACCCGGAGACGACGTGCACGCGGCCGGCGCGGGCGCGGTCCGAAAGAGCACCGCGGAGCGCCGCGGTCTTCATCTTCTTCGGGGTCCGCTGGCTGTAGTCGCGCGGCGTCGGGCCGTGCACGATGCCACCGCCGGCAAACTGCGGAGCGCGGGTCGAGCCCTGACGGGCGCGGCCGGTGCCCTTCTGCTTGTGGGGCTTGCGTCCACCACCGGACACCTCGCCACGAGTCTTCGTGGAGTGGGTGCCCTGGCGAGCCGCCGCGAGCTGCGCGACGACGACCTGGTGGATCAGCGGGATGTTCGTCTGGACGTCGAACACCTCTGCGGGAAGGTCGGCGCTGCCGGCCTTCTTGCCAGAGGCATCCAGCACGTCGACGGTCAACGACTTGGTGTCAGCCACGGTCATGCTCCCTTCGCGGCGGAACGCACGAGGACGACGCCGTTGCGGGGGCCGGGGACGGCGCCCTTGACGAGCAGCAGACCCTTCTCGGCATCCACCGCAAAAACGGTGAGGTTCTGCGTGGTCTGGCGGTCGAAGCCCATCCGGCCGGCCATCCGCATACCCCGGAAGACGCGCGACGGGGTGGAAGCCCCACCGATCGAGCCGGGCTTGCGGTGGTTGCGGTGGGCACCGTGGGAAGCGCTGTCGCCGTGGAAGCCGTGACGCTTCATCACTCCGGCGAAGCCCTTGCCCTTGGTGGTCCCGGACACGTCGACGACCGAACCGGCCTCGAAGGCCGCCGCGGTGATCTCCTGGCCGAGCGCGTAGCGCCCAGCATCCGGAGTACGAATCTCAGCCACATGCCGGCGGGGGGTAACCCCGGCCTTCTCGAAGTGGCCCTTGAGGGGCTGGGTTACCTTGCGCGGGTCAATCTGGCCGTAGGCCAGCTGAACCGCGACGTACCCATCTGTCTCAGCGGTGCGCACCTGCGTGACCACGTTCGTGCCGACCTGCACGACAGTGACGGGGATGAGGAGGCCGTTGGCGTCCCACACCTGCGTCATGCCGAGCTTGGTTCCGAGCACGGCCGTGATCGAGCGCGCGTTCTGCTGGGTGGTCATGGTGATCAGTTCCTTCCCAGCTTCAGAGCTTGATCTCGATGTTCACGTCTGCCGGCAGGTCGAGGCGCATGAGCGAGTCGACCGCCTTCGGCGTGGGATCGATGATGTCGATGAGCCGCTTGTGCGTGCGCATCTCGAAGTGCTCGCGGCTGTCCTTGTACTTGTGAGGCGACCGGATGACGCAGAAAATGTTCTTCTCCGTCGGCAGCGGCACCGGGCCCACGACCGTCGCACCAGCGCGTGTCACCGTGTCGACGATCTTGCGCGCCGAGCTGTCGATGACCTCGTGGTCGTAGGACTTGAGCCGGATGCGGATCTTCTGTCCCGCCATGGCGTCGTCTGACTCTCTCTCTAGAACTGCTAGCTGTCCGACCCCCGCACTCGGGCGTGTCGCTTATCGCGGACACACCTTCGCGCTACACACCGAAGACCGGTGCGAGGCCGTTGGATGCTGTCTGGACTCCGCCACCGGGTGACCCCGGGGCCTGGTGAGCCCTCAACGTTTGCCTGCCCTGGAGCGCCCGCGTGCGTGCACGCGTTCGACCCTCGCCGGGCAACCTGGCTAGTGTGCCAGATCGTCACGGGGATCACCTAATCCGGTGCTCCCCATCCCCGCGCGCTTCCCGCCGTCGACGGGAAAAACGAGGCAGGGCCCGGGCTCGCGCCGTGCTGGCGCGAAGCCCGGGCCCTGCCCGAAGATCACTTGATGATCTTGGTGACCTTGCCTGAACCGACGGTCCGTCCACCCTCGCGGATGGCGAAGCCGAGACCGATCTCCATGGCGATCGGCTGGATCAGCGCGACCGTCATCTCGGTGTTGTCGCCGGGCATGACCATCTCGGTGCCCTCGGGCAACGTGATGACGCCGGTGACGTCGGTCGTACGGAAGTAGAACTGCGGGCGGTAGTTCGCGTAGAACGGGTTGTGCCGGCCGCCCTCGTCCTTGGCGAGGATGTAGACCTGCGCCTCGAAGTCCTTGTGCGGCGTGATGGAACCCGGCTTGACGACGACCTGGCCGCGCTCGACCTCTTCGCGCTTGGTGCCACGAAGGAGGAGGCCGACGTTCTCGCCCGCCTCGGCGTAGTCGAGCAGCTTGCGGAACATCTCGACGCCGGTGACCGTGGTCTTGATCGCCTTCTCCTTGAT harbors:
- the rpsJ gene encoding 30S ribosomal protein S10; protein product: MAGQKIRIRLKSYDHEVIDSSARKIVDTVTRAGATVVGPVPLPTEKNIFCVIRSPHKYKDSREHFEMRTHKRLIDIIDPTPKAVDSLMRLDLPADVNIEIKL
- the rplV gene encoding 50S ribosomal protein L22, yielding MEAKAQARFVRVTPQKARRVVDLIRGKQAEEAVATLKFAPQAAGETVRKVVESAIANARVKADRASEAFDATSLVITEAFVDEGPTLKRFRPRAQGRASQILKRTSHITVVVAPVEKKERAR
- the rpsC gene encoding 30S ribosomal protein S3 translates to MGQKVNPHGYRLGITTDHRSRWFADSTKPGQRYRDYVREDVAIRKLMATGLERAGISKVEIERTRDRVRVDIHTARPGIVIGRRGAEADRIRGELEKLSGKQVQLNILEVKNAEMDSQLVAQGIAEQLASRVSFRRAMRKGMQSAQRAGAKGIRVQCSGRLGGAEMSRSEFYREGRVPLHTLRAQIDYGFYEARTTFGRIGVKVWIYKGDMTEKEYAQQQATQGPRSPRGPRTDRPARGAAGTGARRPEAASAPTAAPAAAPAAAEATPPAASGTEA
- the rplD gene encoding 50S ribosomal protein L4, giving the protein MTVADTKSLTVDVLDASGKKAGSADLPAEVFDVQTNIPLIHQVVVAQLAAARQGTHSTKTRGEVSGGGRKPHKQKGTGRARQGSTRAPQFAGGGIVHGPTPRDYSQRTPKKMKTAALRGALSDRARAGRVHVVSGFAPGAAPSTKTALEVLARLSGRKHVLVVVERQDEITWKSLRNVEQVHLLVADQLNTYDVLVSDDVVFTQGALDVFLAGPATGRSVKAVGTATEASQAEIEEDTK
- the rplB gene encoding 50S ribosomal protein L2, which translates into the protein MGIRKYKPTTPGRRGSSVADFVEITRSTPEKSLVRPLHKTGGRNATGRVTVRHQGGGHKRAYRLIDFRRHDKDGVPAKVAHIEYDPNRTARIALLHYADGEKRYIVAPNKLKQGDVVENGASADIKPGNCLPLRNIPTGTVIHAIELKPGGGAKIARSAGASVQLVAKDGVYAQLRMPSGEIRNVDLRCRATIGEVGNAEQSNINWGKAGRMRWKGKRPSVRGVAMNPVDHPHGGGEGKTSGGRHPVTPWGKPEGRTRHPNKPSDKLIVRRRRTGKR
- the rplW gene encoding 50S ribosomal protein L23, whose amino-acid sequence is MTTVAKDPRDILISPVVSEKSYGLLDEGKYTFVVDPRANKTEIKVAIEQIFSVKVASVNTINRKGKTRRTKFGMGKRKDTKRAIVTLREGTIDIFGGPVG
- the rplC gene encoding 50S ribosomal protein L3 produces the protein MTTQQNARSITAVLGTKLGMTQVWDANGLLIPVTVVQVGTNVVTQVRTAETDGYVAVQLAYGQIDPRKVTQPLKGHFEKAGVTPRRHVAEIRTPDAGRYALGQEITAAAFEAGSVVDVSGTTKGKGFAGVMKRHGFHGDSASHGAHRNHRKPGSIGGASTPSRVFRGMRMAGRMGFDRQTTQNLTVFAVDAEKGLLLVKGAVPGPRNGVVLVRSAAKGA
- the rpsS gene encoding 30S ribosomal protein S19, with the translated sequence MPRSLKKGPFVDGHLQKKVDVQNEKGTKNVIKTWSRRSLITPDFLGHTFAVHDGRKHTPVFVTEAMVGHKLGEFAPTRTFRGHDKDDRKARRR
- the rplP gene encoding 50S ribosomal protein L16; the encoded protein is MLIPRRLKHRKQHHPGRSGAATGGTEISFGEYGIQALEPAYLTNRQIEAARIAMTRHIKRGGKVWINVFPDRPITKKPAETRMGSGKGSPEWWICNVKPGRVLFELAGVEESLAREAMNRAQHKLPMKTRFIVREGGGI